Within the Paenibacillus sp. AN1007 genome, the region GAAAGCTGGACTAAAAAGGACATCAAGAGCCGAATTGTTGAACTTCGGTTTGCTCCGCAGGAGCGTTTATATATAGGAGATACTGTGATCGGCTATGCTCCAACTGCTCATCGGTTACATGGGATACATCATGAAGTGAATATGGAGGTAGGTAATCTGCGCCAACATAACGTGCCAGTGCCTCCAGAGGCCGTAACAGCTCTTCAATTGTGAAGCGGTTGGTTCCGGCTGACTGATATGATTCAGCTGTACCAAAAGTCGATACGGCTGCGCCTATCTGTTTTCCTTGCAGCTTGCCTCCGTCAGGCCCATAGGCAAATCCAGGCTGAAGCACGGTATCAAACCACTGCTTCAGAAGTGGCGGGCTGCTATACCAATACATTGGGAATTGGAAGATGATGCGTTCATGCTGCTCCAGCAGCAACTGTTCATGTCTTTCATGGATCGTTCCTGTGGGATACTGACGGTATAAGTCGTGCACGGTAATATGATCATGCTGCTGTAATTCTTGTACCCAAGCCTGATTGATCCGTGATGAGGCCAGATCGGGATGAGCCGCAATAATCAACGTTTTCATAGTTATCTCTCCATTCTGCGGAAGGTGTGTTTTGCCCTTACATCATAGTCAATTTACTTTATAAAAGTAAGTACTCACTTTTTAGTTCAATACTTACAAAGTAGTAAGTAAGCTGAAAAAGGCAGCCCCGCATGTTCATCATGCACAAGGCTGCCTTTTTGGATGTACGCTTACGGAGAGACTAGGGAGGGTCTAGCTATCCGCCGATAAAGGAACGGAGATTTGAACAGGGGACTCCTGAGGGAGCTCTGTTGCGAACTGACTGCCCCACTGCTGTAATAGACGGATGGCTGGCGTTAATTGTTCACCCAGCTCCGTTAAAGCATATTCTACTTTGGGCGGCACGACAGGATAGACCTTGCGGTTAATAATTCCTGCCTGTTCGAGCTCACGAAGTTGTTCAGCAAGCATCTTGTGGTTAATCCCGTCAATGAGCTTCTTCAATTCCCCGTATCGCTTTGTGCCATCCATTAATTTGCATATAATTGTTGTTTTCCATTTTCCAGAGAAGAGAGAGACTGAAAGCTCGATTGGACACTGATACTGCTTGCCATTGAATTCATATTGAACAGCAGACATTCTCTAACGACACTTCCCTTCCGGTAAGTTTTGCACGAAAAAGTGTGTACTTATCTTTTGTAAGTATATTTTGTATGATTAGCGTTGTAAATAGGGATTATGGAGGTGGAAAGATGCGCAGATCGTTATTGGTTTATTTGGTTTCTCTGGCAGCGTTTTTTGGTCCATTCACACAAACCCTCTACTCGCCGTTGCTGCCAGAATTAGCGAAGAAGCTTCAAACCTCTCAAGACGCGGTTAACTTATCAATTGCTATCTATCCGATATTTTTTGCTTGTATGCAGCTCGTTTACGGTCCGTTACTGGATCGATATGGAAGGCGTAAAATGTTGTTGATCGGATTTATGTTTTATGTATGTGCCACGATTGGCGCAGCGATGTCTGATACGGTCACGCAATTAATTATATTTCGGGCGCTGCAGGCTATGGGAGTTGCCGTGGGTTCGGTAGCAGCTATTACCATCATCGGAGATTTGTTTGAAGGGCAAAAACGGGGACGATCTATGGGGATCTATCAAATGTTGGTGGCACTTGGGCCCGGTCTGGGGCCAGTCGTAGGTGGCATTGTAGGACAACATTACGGCGTGGATCATTTATTTTGGCTTCTGTTTGCAGTGAGTTTATTGTTTTGGCTCATTTTATTTTTGGGTTTGCCAGAGACGTGGACGCCCCATGTTAATGGGGGACAATTTCGGCTTCAGCAGATGACCGCGGTACTAACTCACCGCATCGGACTGGCGATTGTTGTGCTAGGTTCTGTACAGTACGCAGTCTTCTATACGTTACTTGTGCTGCTTCCGAATATTTTGATCGACGGATATGACTTGACGCCAAGCAGCATCGGGTGGCTGTTTTTGCCTATATCGGTCTGCATCGTCATCGGAAGCATGATTGGCGGACGTCTGCAGGAGTATGTCGAAGCCAAAAGGTTGCTGTTGTTGTTAGCGGTATATAATATGATGTCCATACTGTTGTTCGTAATGACAGCGTCACTGTCGATTTCCACACTGGCAATAAGTTTGGCCATATTTGGTTTGACTCTTGGATTATCGCTCCCCGTCCAGATCACGATATTGGCTGATGAAATGCCGAATCATCGAGCAAGTGCAACGGGAGTCTATAACTTTTTCCGATATGTCTGGATGACAATTGGGCCAATAGCAGGCACGTTTTTTTATCGCTTTGGATACAAGATTGAATTTTTAGTTTTCGTTCTCATTTTTGTCGCTGTCCTTTTCTTTATGTGTTCTCGGTTCTTTGGGAGAACTAAAGGGTCGCGTTCTATGGGAGCTTAACGGTTCCCTTTGAAACAGAAGGACGAGTAGTGAATAAGACTACACCGCCCGCGCGTCCAATACGTTACTTGCAGCGTTTCTTGGGGGAGGCCCGGTACTTTGCTTCAACCCCACCGGGCTAACATAAACATATCATCTCCCAGCGTTAGCGTCTTCCACCAGCTTGGTATACATCTGATCCAACGTCACAACTTCCGGTCTCATTGGCAGTTCACCATCGGCGGTGCAGGCAGCCAGCATATGCTTTGTATCCAGAGGCTGGCTGTAGAAACGATGGGGCATGACGCGTATGTATTTATCACCTTCTGCATCGCTGCTCAGCTGCTCCCCTTTTTGCTGTAGCTTTCCTGTTAACTCTGCGTGCCCAGTTTGCGTGCAGCGCCAACAGAGATCATCAACCTGTTGCCCTTGTACCCACTGGCTTGGGAGAATAGCAAAAGAATCCAGCGGCAGCGACAGACCTGTGCCTATAGCTTTAATGTAACTTTCTTTTAGCGTCCACAGGCGATAAAAGGTATTTAACTGTTGATCGACAGGCTGTGCTGCCAGATACGTATTCTCTTGTGGCGAGAAGAAACGCTCTGCGATCTGCAGATCGATCGGACTTATTTTTTCCACATCTACACCAAGTTCATCTGTCCCTCCGGAGATTAGAGCAACCCAGTCCCCAGAGTGAGAGACATTAAATGGCCTGTCAGGGTATTGAGCGAGGCAAGGTTTACCATAGATGCTGCGGGAAAAGGAAAGCTTGTCTGCCCCTATTCCCGTTATTTCGCTTAAAGTTACACGGGTCAGCACTTCACCCAGCACGGACCGATAGGCATCCGCTTGATGTATAAAACGAGAAGCTTGTGCACGCCGCTCCTCAGAGACGGATGACAGAAAAAGATCCCAGTATACTTCGGGTATCACAGAGGGTACTTGCAGTACTTGTATAGTTATCATCATTTATCACCTGATGCTGTATTCGGCACGGATGACAGGCTTTCCTCTATATTTAGCCTTATCTCGCGTTTTCCCCAGTGGATCAAGCTGGTTGTGTTTTCTTCCATTCTTCATGCGCAATTTGTATTTGATCCCACATCTCCCTACGTTCTTTTTCCGTATAATTCACCAACGGTTCAAAGAAAAGCTTGGTTAGTATGTCTTTCCACTCATTGTAGGTTTGAATTTCCGTCTTGCTAATGCCTTCGATTCCGTGCGTGCGAAGCATGCATCCACGCAGCTCATAGCTGTGTCCTCGATCTCTCTGACGGAGCAAAAATGTGTTATGCCAAGGCGAATCGGCAGATTGACTGTAGAATTCATGTTTGGGAATAAACTCATCCAAACTGATGAGCTCCTCGGGATCGAAGTCCACTCCCTTACTGGGCCCGTTAAGCTCGTATTCAAGCCTCCATCCACCGGAAACAACGGAAGAAGGCATTAAAGTATAAGTAAACGGCGCGGATCCATAGGTTCCGTAACGGAGAGGGATCGGTTCAAAAGGCATGCCGCCCAGACCGACATCTACAATCCAACGTTCCACATTCGGTTCCTCATCTGGCAAAGAGACGGACAGACCGAGATGGAACGAGTTTACACGCGGCTGTTCTCCGTGCGGCTGAACACCTGCGCGGTGCCAATGTACTTTATATCCAAGGGAATGAAGTAAAACACTGAATGCGCCATTCAAATGGAAACAGTAACCGCTTCGTCCTTGTAGAATAAGCTGCACGGATTCTTGCAGATCGATGCCCACAGGTCTACCTGCAAAAATATCGACCGTTTGCCAAGATAAATGGTGGATATGTGCCTGCTGCATTTCGGCAAGGAATTCTAAAGTCGGTTTCTTGATCGTATCCAAGCCTATCCGTTTCAGATAAGCGTTTATTTCAGCTGGAGTCAATGTAACATTCATCTCGATCACCTCAAGTTATATGATGGGCTGCAGGTCATTGTATTGAACGCTGCTGCCCTGAATTCATTGTATAAGTGAACATCTGAAATGCACACATGTGTTTGCTCTAATTGTACCGGTACAATTCAATTGACCGTAAAGTATAGGGATTACAGGGTATGCACATCATATTCCCGGTGTGGAGTTATTTCGATGTATGGGAGTTTGGTTTCTTTTTCCGGGGTATGTTAACCGTTTGGAGTGGAAATAGGTTAGAATAGAGATAGATAGCAGGATTAGGAGATGGAAAACATGGCTAATGATGAAGTGATTTTGACACAGGAAGGCTTGGAAAAGCTGGAGGAAGAACTGAAGGAACTGAAAACGGTAAAGCGCAAGGAACTGGCAGAACGACTGAAGCTTGCGATCAGTTACGGGGACCTGAAGGAGAACAGCGAGTATCATTCAGCCAAAGATGATCAGGCATTTATGGAGACCCGTATTCTGATTCTGGAGAAAATGCTGACGAAAGCAAGAGTCATCAGCTCAGACAATATCGATTCTAACCAGGTAAGCATCGGCTCAACGGTACTGCTGAACGACCTTGAATTTGCTGAGAAGATTGAATATCAGCTGGTCGGTCCTGCAGAAGCGGATGTATCCAACAATAAAATTTCGTACGAGAGCCCACTGGGCAAAGAGCTGATGGGTAAAGAAGTAGGCAGTGTTATCCATGTGAATGCTCCCATGGGTGTCATCAAATATGAACTGCTTGAGATCAAAGTCTAGACAACCTGGAGACAGAGCATAACGCAGCTTCGGGTGAGTGAAAGCGAACGCTTTGACCAGTGCAGCAGAAATCTTTAGATGAAAGAGATGCACCAGAGGCCTTGGAATTGGCTGTCTGAGGCGTCTCTTTTTTGTTTTTAACGGGATGGATGGTTAAGCTCCATAGAATTGTCCCATACTGGAATCAGCCCCCAATATGGTGATTTTTCGACAAATTTTTATTTTTGAATGACCTGACAAGCGGAGTAGTATATAATTACGGGAAAACTTTAAAGTGATGGAGTAGATACAATGAATTTGAGTAAGTCTGAACTGGACCCTAACAACGGCAGCAAAGGGGAGCGCTTCTCGCGTGCCGGTTTCATTCTGGCAGCGATCGGGAGCTCCGTGGGTCTCGGTAACATGTGGAAATTCCCGTATATCACGGGTGAAAATGGAGGAGCGGCATTTTTCCTGCTCTTTATTGTCTGTTTATTGCTGATCGGTCTGCCGGTCCTCCTTGCTGAGCTGGCTATCGGACGCAGTGGACGGGGGAGTGCAGCAACTGCGTTTATCAAAGCAGGCGGGCATAAAGGCTGGCTGGCAGCGGGTTTGCCTGCAGGTATTAACACCGTTTATCATTCTGTCCTTCTACGTCATCATCGCGGGTTGGACATTGCAGTATGCTGTAACTTCATTCAGCGGCACGTTGTTTAACAATTCGGATTATGCCGGACAGTTCAATACATTTGTAGGCGGTTATATGCCGATTGTATGGCAGTTGGCTGCCGTCCTGATTACAGGCTGGATTGTAGCGAAGGGTATATCCAACGGGATCGAGAAGTTTAACAAAATTCTGATTCCAGCCATGCTGGTTTTGCTGATTATCCTGATGATTCGAGCAGTTACACTGCCGGGCTCAGGTGCCGGGGTATCCTTTTTCCTGAATCCGGACTTCTCCCAGCTGACAACGGAGTCGGCGCTGGTTGCGCTTGGACATGCCTTCTTCTCCCTGTCGCTTGGTATGGGTATTCTCGTGACCTACGGATCGTATGTAGATAAAAGCCAATCTCTCGGTGCAGCAACAGTAGCTGTTGGTGCGGGTGACCTGCTCTATGCCTTTATCGCAGGTCTGATCATTTTTCCGACGACCTTCTCATTTGGCATTGCGCCTGACCAAGGCCCTTCTCTGATCTTCATTGCGCTGCCTGCAGCATTCTCGGCAATGCCGCTGGGATTCCTGTTTGCCGGGTTGTTCTTTGTTTTGCTGGCCATTGCAGCGCTGACTTCAGCGGTATCACTGCTCGAGGTTCCCGTAAAATATTTCATGGAACGTCTCTCCTGGAGCCGTAACCGTGCTGTATGGGTCATTTCTCTGGCTGTATTCATCGTGGGGCTTCCTTCCGTGCTGTCGCTCGGATTGTTCCCCGAATGGAAAATTGGATCGAAGAATGTATTCGACTGGCTGGACTTCGCGGCGTCCAATATTATGCTGCCTGTAGGCGGATTGTTAGTGACCATTTTCGCGGGATATTTCTGGAAGACAGCGGCTGAAGCATCCGGTCTGACATCTGGCTGGTTCCGCATCTGGCTGTTCATGCTGCGATATATTGCACCGATTCTGGTTCTGCTTGTGCTGCTGCATACATCAGGCATTATTCACTTCTAAGGGCTGCTGCGCAGATTTACCAAGCGTAAAACCTCTTGGAAGAAATGCAAAAGCCCTTGTGTTCCCCTGTTAATTTTGGGACAATACAGAGTAGAGGTTTTTTGGGTAAGACGACCGATGAGCCATATGCTTTTTGCGAAAAGAGGTTTATACCATGATTAAATCATCCATATATGGATTAACATTAGAGCAATTACGTGATTGGCTGCCCGAGCATGGGCAGAAGAAATCTCGCGCTTCCCGCATCTGGGAATGGTTATACCAGGAGCGGGCACACAATTTTGACGGTATGTCCGATGTCCGTCAGGAGTGCCTGGATGTACTCGCTGAGCATTTCACGATGAATTCACTGAGTGAACATGTGAAGCAGGAATCAGCAGACGGCACGGTGAAATTCCTGCTCCGTTTGCAGGACGGCAATCTGATCGAGACAGTGCTCATGCGGCAAAAGTACGGCTTGACCGTCTGTGTTACTACCCAGGTCGGATGTAATATCGGCTGCAGCTTCTGCGCGAGTGGTCTGATTAAGAAAAGCCGTGACCTCTCCGCAGGAGAGATTGTGGAGCAAATTATGCACGTACAGCGTCATCTGGATGCAGCGGGACAAGGGGAGCGCGTCACCAACGTCGTTGTGATGGGGATTGGTGAACCGTTTGACAACTTCGAGCATATGAGCAGCTTTATCGAAGTGGTTAAGGATCGCAAAGGGCTGGCTCTTGCGGCGAAACGTATCACAGTGTCCACAAGCGGGTTACCGGATAAAATTAAGGAATTTGCAGACAGCAGTCTACAGGTAAACCTTGCGATCTCGCTGCATGCACCGAATAATGAGCTGCGCACCCAGATCATGAAAATCAACCGGGCGTTCCCAATCGAACAATTGATGGATGCGGTGGATTATTATCTGGAGAAAACAAACAAACGTATCATGTTTGAATACATTCTGCTTCGTGATGTGAACGATCAGCGCGAACACGCTGCGGAACTGGCTGCACTGTTATCAAGCCGGAAGAGCATGGTGAGTGTTAATCTGATTCCATACAACCCGGTGGATGAGCACAGTCAATATCAGCGGAGTACGGAAGAGTCCATCTTGGGCTTCTACGATACGTTGAAAAAGAATAATATTAACTCCACGGTACGTATGGAGCATGGTACAGATATTGATGCTGCTTGCGGACAGCTGCGGAGCAAGCAGATGAAAAACAATGCAGAAGCAAAGACAGATGGCAAAGCAGCTGCAAAAGCAGATACAAGCCGTCTGGCTATGGGCTAAAGCTAAGCGGGTACCAAATTACCCTTTCATGAAACAAGAAGCAGGAAGCTCGTATCGGAGGCGAAGCACTACATATGATGCGGTGCATAAAGCCGATTGCACATGCACAGTGCTTCAACGTGAAGTAACGCTGCCCTTGTTATTTAATGTCTATGTATACAACAAACGCCTTGATCCAATCACTAATGAAGTGAGGATCGAGGCGTTTTTTTAAGACAGCAGGGTAACTTCTTCATTTCTTAAATCGTGAGCTGATTCGTAATGAGAGTATTTGCAGCCTAATTCAGCTTTTTTGTCATCAATAGATGGGGAATGCCATCTTCCATAAATACATCAGAAGCTGGAGCGTAGCCCAGACGTTCATAGAAGCCGGAGGCCTGAACCTGTGCGTGCAGCTTGGCTTTCTCCAGCCCATCTGCTGCTGCCATCTCCTCCAGCTTGATAATTAACTTCCGGCCCAGGCCATGTTTGCGGTAGTCCAACATTACGCAGATTCGTTCAAGCTTCGCCACCTGCTCCACAATGCGCAGTCTGGAGGAAGCGGCAGGCACTCCGTCTACATACAGCAGGATGTGGCGTGCTTCTGTTCCTAACGCATCATATGCATCAAATTCATCGGCAGCAGGCACACCCTGTTCTTCGACAAAAATGGCGGTGCGAATGGCAAAGCATGCATCAAGAAGCTCTTGGGTGTTTGCCTGAACAATCGTTATTTCCATAAATATTTCTCCTCTGCATAATCGTAATGTAATAGGGTAATAGAACTGAACGTGATAAACTAAGTGTAGTTATAACATTATTTATGTTGCGAATGCAACAATTTTATAGGGGAGTGGGCTCTGTGAATGAATCAAACGATCCGAGAGAAGTGCTGCGAGAGATTGGCATGATCGCCCGCTGTCTGGATTCCATCAGCAACGTTGAGTTTCAGCAATTCAATTTGTCTCGTGGACAGTATTTATATTTATACCGCATCTGCGAGAATCCCGGTATTATCCCTAACCAGCTGGCCGAACTGCTCAAGGTTGATCGTACAACGGCAGCCAGAGCAATCAGCAAACTGGAATCAGACGGCTTTATTGTAAAAAAGTCCGCATTGGGTAATAAAAAGAATAAGGTTCTTTATCCAACCGAGGCAGGGCTTGAAGCTTGGGAATTCATTCGCAGAGAAGGAGTGCATTCAGATCAGGTTACGCTGCATGGCATGTCAGAGGAAGAGATACATACAGCGATCCGTCTGCTGCGGAAGATGAGGCATAATATTGAGGTGGATTGGAAATTTGTTAAAAAGGGCGGACGCCGCTCATACATGGATAACCTTGATTAAGCGCACACTTGGGATGAGACCTTCTGTCTTACACAGAGAGGGGCAGGCCGCTTCGTCGTATATTCCGATCAGGAGGAATGGTGTGAAGTTTATTTTTCATAACAAGCGTTCAGTGTTCGTACTGCTTCTTGCTGCCGCATCTTTGCTGATAGTACTGCTGTGGAGGGAGCGATTCGTCATGGAGAAGGTATCGCCTACGGCCGTTTTTATTGAAGAACATATGACAAATCCGAATGGTACTCTTGCCACCTATCTGCAGGATGCAGCATCCGAAAGGGCAGAAATCGCGGCAGGCCGAGAAGCGTTGTCGGAATCGCTTGGACTGTGGATGCAGTATGCTTTGGCGAGTGATAACGAGCCTTTGTTCGAGCAGGCATTCAAGCAGCTCCAGGCATATTACGTGATCCGGCCGGATTTATATATTGCTTGGAAACTTGATCCTCAGGGGGATGCTCATGTCACGACGAATGCGCTGGGGGACGACCTGCGAATTGTGGGAGCGCTGCTGCAGGCAGCTGACAAGTGGGAGCAGGGCAGAGCAGACAGACTGGCGGCAGCATCGGCGCTTTCTCGTACGTTGACGAAGAGAACCGAGCAGAAGGGGTATATGGTCGATTTTTATGATTTTAAAATAGGTCATGCTGCGGATACACTCAGTTTGGTCTATGTAGACATAGCCGCACTGCAGGCGATGAGAGATCATCAGATGCTGGAGCCGGATGCCTATATGCGCTATGAAAGTGTACTGCATAAAATGCCTGACGATGGATTATTCTATCCGAAGAGCATCAACGTAAGCACCCTGTCTTACGCTTATGATGACAAGGTGAGTTTGATTGATCAGCTTATTGTAGCGAATCATGTGATGGAGACGGGAAACAAACCCGACAAGCTTATCGCTTTTCTAAAAAAAGAATATGACACCCGGGGCAGGCTCCCCGGACAGTATGATCGAAAAGCACGCACACCTGCCGTTAATTACGAATCGGCGTCAGTGTATGGCTTGGCCATCCTGCTCGCTGTTCGCACAGATGATCCGGCTTGGGCCAAACAATTGTACAAACATATGCTTACCTTCCGGGGGCAGGATGCACGGTACCCGGGCGGTTATGTGTTCGATGGAAACACTCATCTGTTCGACAATCTGTTTCCGCTGCTTGGAGAAACAAAATTGTATAATTTTCTCAAAAAGTAAATTTATAATTATATAATCACTGATAATATGGTTATATATTAGTAGATGATATTGTCACTTTTTGTAGAAGTTTCTGAGTTTATCGTTTTAATTAAAAGATATATGGGCACCGAGTGAACCTGATATTCGATGCAGCGAAGGAGGCCTATGAAAAATAAAGCACCTACTCATCGTCTTGCCTGGGGATATGCCGTCTTGATCAGCCTTGCCATCGTGCAGCAGCTCCTCGTGTATCTTCACTTGTACATGAACCAGAGTTATACCAGCCTTAATGCCGCGCTCAGCATTGCATCGCTTGGGGCACTCGCTTTAGGCCTTTTGCTTCCTGTTGGTGTATCCGTCGTGCTGGTATTTGTATACCTGGTCATCTATTTTGTTTGGCTGGTGACATTCGCGGATCCCAATGTGCTTGTGTTTTCCTGGTGGCTGCTGATTCCGGCGAATGTCATCGTCGCTGCATTCATCAAGAGAAGACTTGTGCGAAGTGCAAGGGTAATTGAACGTCTTGAGCAGATGAAAAATCAAAATCCTGAGATTGATCTGGATACCACCCTGGGCAATAAAGATGCATTACACGATACATTAATCAAGCAGAGCAATCTCGCCCGTCGTTATTCAGATTGTTACGGTTTCAGTATCGCGATGTTCAAGATCGAATTTCTACCACTTGTGCAGGAGTCCCTTGGTTCGGTGCGGTATGCACAATTCCTGCTTGAGATCTCACAGACCATTCAGAAGCAGATTCGATACGAGGATCACAAATTTTTCGTAGATCGTGGTCGCTTCGTTATTTTATGTCCCATGGTGAATGTGGAATACCTGCCGATGCTTACCCGCCGGATCAAACAAAGTGTAATGGATCTCGAGGTGCTGGACAAACGGGGAAATGAACTGCAGACCGTTATTAAATCCGGTGCACTGGTATTCCATAAGGAGCAGTTCAGCAAGTATGAAAATCTGGATGCTGTGCTGGCTGCGCTTGAGCGAAATACAGAGACGGACCTCATTGGGGAATATATCTAACAGGAAGGAGCGATGCGAATGGATTACATGTCCTGGTTTATCCCGATTTGTATTGCTGTCAGCTGTATTTTTGCGGTATTTACAATCGGGTTAACGATAGCAACGCTTCGTTTTCGCTCCAGGGTGATCCGGAGATATGATCGGAGGAAAACGGGTGGCTGATATCATTCTGATCTTATCGATATTTAGTATCTGGATTGCGGTATTTGAATCCATCGTCATTATGGCTGGAGCCATTCGATTTATTCGCAAGCAGGAAAAGAGAGGCATTCAGATCCCGGACAATATGGAGCAATACCCAACCGTAACTGTCATGGTACCCGCTCATAACGAAGGTCTGGTTATTGTAGCAACGGTAGAGCATATTTTGCGTCTCAACTACCCGGAAGATAAGGTGCAGGTAATTGTCATTGCGGATAATTGTACGGATGATACTGCAGATCGGCTGCAGTCGTTCCTAAGTCAGACCAGTTATATGCATCGCAAAGTCACGGTTCTCGAGCGTAAAG harbors:
- a CDS encoding MarR family transcriptional regulator, with translation MIARCLDSISNVEFQQFNLSRGQYLYLYRICENPGIIPNQLAELLKVDRTTAARAISKLESDGFIVKKSALGNKKNKVLYPTEAGLEAWEFIRREGVHSDQVTLHGMSEEEIHTAIRLLRKMRHNIEVDWKFVKKGGRRSYMDNLD
- a CDS encoding GNAT family N-acetyltransferase — its product is MEITIVQANTQELLDACFAIRTAIFVEEQGVPAADEFDAYDALGTEARHILLYVDGVPAASSRLRIVEQVAKLERICVMLDYRKHGLGRKLIIKLEEMAAADGLEKAKLHAQVQASGFYERLGYAPASDVFMEDGIPHLLMTKKLN
- a CDS encoding glycosyl hydrolase, whose product is MKFIFHNKRSVFVLLLAAASLLIVLLWRERFVMEKVSPTAVFIEEHMTNPNGTLATYLQDAASERAEIAAGREALSESLGLWMQYALASDNEPLFEQAFKQLQAYYVIRPDLYIAWKLDPQGDAHVTTNALGDDLRIVGALLQAADKWEQGRADRLAAASALSRTLTKRTEQKGYMVDFYDFKIGHAADTLSLVYVDIAALQAMRDHQMLEPDAYMRYESVLHKMPDDGLFYPKSINVSTLSYAYDDKVSLIDQLIVANHVMETGNKPDKLIAFLKKEYDTRGRLPGQYDRKARTPAVNYESASVYGLAILLAVRTDDPAWAKQLYKHMLTFRGQDARYPGGYVFDGNTHLFDNLFPLLGETKLYNFLKK
- a CDS encoding helix-turn-helix domain-containing protein, translating into MSAVQYEFNGKQYQCPIELSVSLFSGKWKTTIICKLMDGTKRYGELKKLIDGINHKMLAEQLRELEQAGIINRKVYPVVPPKVEYALTELGEQLTPAIRLLQQWGSQFATELPQESPVQISVPLSADS
- a CDS encoding MFS transporter, whose protein sequence is MRRSLLVYLVSLAAFFGPFTQTLYSPLLPELAKKLQTSQDAVNLSIAIYPIFFACMQLVYGPLLDRYGRRKMLLIGFMFYVCATIGAAMSDTVTQLIIFRALQAMGVAVGSVAAITIIGDLFEGQKRGRSMGIYQMLVALGPGLGPVVGGIVGQHYGVDHLFWLLFAVSLLFWLILFLGLPETWTPHVNGGQFRLQQMTAVLTHRIGLAIVVLGSVQYAVFYTLLVLLPNILIDGYDLTPSSIGWLFLPISVCIVIGSMIGGRLQEYVEAKRLLLLLAVYNMMSILLFVMTASLSISTLAISLAIFGLTLGLSLPVQITILADEMPNHRASATGVYNFFRYVWMTIGPIAGTFFYRFGYKIEFLVFVLIFVAVLFFMCSRFFGRTKGSRSMGA
- a CDS encoding 4'-phosphopantetheinyl transferase superfamily protein — its product is MMITIQVLQVPSVIPEVYWDLFLSSVSEERRAQASRFIHQADAYRSVLGEVLTRVTLSEITGIGADKLSFSRSIYGKPCLAQYPDRPFNVSHSGDWVALISGGTDELGVDVEKISPIDLQIAERFFSPQENTYLAAQPVDQQLNTFYRLWTLKESYIKAIGTGLSLPLDSFAILPSQWVQGQQVDDLCWRCTQTGHAELTGKLQQKGEQLSSDAEGDKYIRVMPHRFYSQPLDTKHMLAACTADGELPMRPEVVTLDQMYTKLVEDANAGR
- the rlmN gene encoding 23S rRNA (adenine(2503)-C(2))-methyltransferase RlmN, translated to MIKSSIYGLTLEQLRDWLPEHGQKKSRASRIWEWLYQERAHNFDGMSDVRQECLDVLAEHFTMNSLSEHVKQESADGTVKFLLRLQDGNLIETVLMRQKYGLTVCVTTQVGCNIGCSFCASGLIKKSRDLSAGEIVEQIMHVQRHLDAAGQGERVTNVVVMGIGEPFDNFEHMSSFIEVVKDRKGLALAAKRITVSTSGLPDKIKEFADSSLQVNLAISLHAPNNELRTQIMKINRAFPIEQLMDAVDYYLEKTNKRIMFEYILLRDVNDQREHAAELAALLSSRKSMVSVNLIPYNPVDEHSQYQRSTEESILGFYDTLKKNNINSTVRMEHGTDIDAACGQLRSKQMKNNAEAKTDGKAAAKADTSRLAMG
- a CDS encoding arylamine N-acetyltransferase, which produces MNVTLTPAEINAYLKRIGLDTIKKPTLEFLAEMQQAHIHHLSWQTVDIFAGRPVGIDLQESVQLILQGRSGYCFHLNGAFSVLLHSLGYKVHWHRAGVQPHGEQPRVNSFHLGLSVSLPDEEPNVERWIVDVGLGGMPFEPIPLRYGTYGSAPFTYTLMPSSVVSGGWRLEYELNGPSKGVDFDPEELISLDEFIPKHEFYSQSADSPWHNTFLLRQRDRGHSYELRGCMLRTHGIEGISKTEIQTYNEWKDILTKLFFEPLVNYTEKERREMWDQIQIAHEEWKKTQPA
- the greA gene encoding transcription elongation factor GreA, translating into MANDEVILTQEGLEKLEEELKELKTVKRKELAERLKLAISYGDLKENSEYHSAKDDQAFMETRILILEKMLTKARVISSDNIDSNQVSIGSTVLLNDLEFAEKIEYQLVGPAEADVSNNKISYESPLGKELMGKEVGSVIHVNAPMGVIKYELLEIKV
- a CDS encoding diguanylate cyclase is translated as MKNKAPTHRLAWGYAVLISLAIVQQLLVYLHLYMNQSYTSLNAALSIASLGALALGLLLPVGVSVVLVFVYLVIYFVWLVTFADPNVLVFSWWLLIPANVIVAAFIKRRLVRSARVIERLEQMKNQNPEIDLDTTLGNKDALHDTLIKQSNLARRYSDCYGFSIAMFKIEFLPLVQESLGSVRYAQFLLEISQTIQKQIRYEDHKFFVDRGRFVILCPMVNVEYLPMLTRRIKQSVMDLEVLDKRGNELQTVIKSGALVFHKEQFSKYENLDAVLAALERNTETDLIGEYI
- a CDS encoding NAD(P)H-dependent oxidoreductase, producing MKTLIIAAHPDLASSRINQAWVQELQQHDHITVHDLYRQYPTGTIHERHEQLLLEQHERIIFQFPMYWYSSPPLLKQWFDTVLQPGFAYGPDGGKLQGKQIGAAVSTFGTAESYQSAGTNRFTIEELLRPLEALARYVGADYLPPYSLHDVSHVTDEQLEHSRSQYLLYINAPAEQTEVQQFGS